The following proteins come from a genomic window of Myxococcales bacterium:
- a CDS encoding DUF3592 domain-containing protein yields MSDFHGVVVVGRLVMGLGVVVGALLQRRAMRRRPAEGTVVELKQGPRELGDSRHSGGLAPVIEFQPSEGGPSRRFVGVYSTPPAYSVGQKVKVRYEPTDPERAFVDYGLLGVLGPAAIFFAVGLGLMALAYAD; encoded by the coding sequence GTGAGTGACTTCCACGGGGTGGTGGTCGTGGGCCGGCTCGTCATGGGTCTCGGCGTCGTCGTGGGCGCGCTCTTGCAGCGCCGCGCGATGCGGCGCCGCCCCGCCGAAGGCACCGTGGTGGAGCTCAAGCAGGGCCCGCGCGAGCTGGGTGACAGCCGCCACAGCGGCGGCCTCGCGCCGGTGATCGAGTTCCAGCCGTCCGAGGGCGGGCCGTCCCGCCGCTTCGTGGGCGTGTACTCCACGCCCCCCGCCTACTCGGTGGGCCAGAAGGTGAAGGTTCGCTACGAGCCGACGGATCCCGAGCGCGCGTTCGTCGACTACGGGCTGCTCGGCGTGCTCGGCCCCGCGGCCATCTTCTTCGCGGTCGGTCTCGGCCTCATGGCGCTGGCGTACGCCGACTGA
- the hppD gene encoding 4-hydroxyphenylpyruvate dioxygenase encodes MDQAGPANAAKNPVGLRGLAFAELCGSEPELRALLGALGFSHTRRHASRALDVYTQGSATFLVNDEPDTHAAEFRAAHGPCVSALGFAVDDPAQAFSEARARGARPYTGRAARAIDAPAVHGVGDSLIYFVAAGRESAVMRECPAVERPTLVPDRGLLCFDHLTNNVAKGELATWAKFYEEVFGFTHVRSFDIKGNKTGLYSFALRSPDGSFCIPINEDKGGTGQIAEYLKEYRGAGIQHIALLSNDLLSTLDRIDGAVPTLDIDDSYYENAFARVPGVRENPERIRAHNVLIDGDPEGYLLQIFTKNCVGPIFFELIQRENHLSFGEGNFGALFRSIERDQERRGVI; translated from the coding sequence ATCGACCAGGCGGGCCCCGCCAACGCCGCGAAGAACCCCGTCGGCTTGCGGGGGCTCGCCTTCGCCGAGCTCTGCGGCAGCGAGCCCGAGCTCCGCGCCCTGCTCGGCGCGCTTGGCTTCTCCCACACGCGCCGCCACGCGTCGCGCGCGCTCGACGTCTACACCCAGGGCTCCGCCACCTTCCTGGTGAACGACGAGCCCGATACCCACGCGGCGGAGTTCCGCGCAGCGCACGGCCCCTGCGTGAGCGCGCTCGGCTTCGCCGTGGACGATCCGGCTCAGGCGTTCTCGGAGGCGAGGGCCCGGGGCGCGCGGCCTTACACGGGGCGCGCCGCGAGGGCGATCGACGCGCCCGCGGTGCACGGCGTGGGCGACAGCCTCATCTACTTCGTCGCGGCCGGGCGCGAGAGCGCGGTGATGCGCGAGTGCCCGGCCGTCGAGCGCCCGACCTTGGTGCCGGATCGGGGCCTCCTATGCTTCGACCACCTCACGAACAACGTGGCGAAGGGTGAGCTCGCCACGTGGGCGAAGTTCTACGAGGAGGTGTTCGGCTTCACGCACGTGCGGAGCTTCGACATCAAGGGAAACAAGACGGGCCTCTACTCCTTCGCGCTCCGGTCTCCCGACGGCTCGTTCTGTATCCCCATCAACGAGGACAAGGGCGGCACGGGGCAGATCGCCGAATACCTGAAGGAGTATCGCGGCGCGGGCATCCAGCACATCGCCTTGCTGTCGAACGATCTCCTCTCCACGCTCGATCGCATCGACGGCGCCGTGCCGACCCTCGACATCGACGACTCGTACTACGAGAACGCCTTCGCCCGCGTGCCCGGCGTCCGCGAGAACCCCGAGCGCATCCGCGCGCACAACGTGCTCATCGACGGGGACCCCGAGGGATACCTCCTCCAAATCTTCACGAAGAACTGCGTCGGCCCGATCTTCTTCGAGCTCATCCAGCGGGAGAACCACCTGTCGTTCGGCGAGGGCAACTTCGGCGCGCTGTTCCGCTCGATCGAGCGCGATCAAGAGCGTCGCGGCGTGATCTGA
- a CDS encoding homogentisate 1,2-dioxygenase translates to MHYVRGRTTRQAHVDLPAGTVEEEYARGGFSGRSSHLYRTRPPVEWTSLEGDLRPRAIAATELPGLVDGAAWPTARVPFLTNADVTLHMARLSRPMADLFRNADADEVLFVHAGAGTLRTDFGPLAYEKGDYVVLPRGVTYALEPSAPSTFLVIESTDEVKIPERGLLGQHALFDLDVLDVPSPAEARPDGTYRVVVQRAGRLSTITYPFDPLNVVGWKGDLYPYRLNVRDIRPVLSERYHLPPSAHATFVTPNVVICTFLPRGLETGDEGALRVPFYHSNIDYDEVLFYHDGDFFSRAGVSPGMVTFHPQGIHHGPQPGAVSAAKGKTRTNEQAVMIDTRRPLAVTAAAETASIPDYHQSWTRQEHTK, encoded by the coding sequence ATGCACTACGTACGAGGCCGCACGACCCGCCAAGCCCATGTCGACCTCCCCGCGGGGACGGTCGAAGAAGAATACGCGCGCGGGGGCTTCTCGGGTCGCTCGTCGCACCTCTACCGCACCCGGCCTCCGGTCGAGTGGACCTCGCTCGAGGGCGATCTGCGCCCCCGCGCGATCGCCGCGACCGAGCTTCCCGGGCTCGTCGACGGCGCCGCCTGGCCCACGGCGCGCGTGCCGTTCCTCACCAACGCGGACGTCACGCTCCACATGGCGCGGCTGTCGCGGCCGATGGCGGATCTCTTCCGGAACGCCGACGCCGACGAGGTGCTCTTCGTCCACGCGGGCGCGGGCACCCTCCGCACCGACTTCGGCCCGCTCGCCTACGAGAAGGGCGACTACGTGGTGCTCCCGCGCGGCGTGACGTACGCCCTCGAGCCGAGCGCCCCCTCCACGTTCCTCGTCATCGAGTCCACCGACGAGGTAAAGATCCCCGAGCGAGGGCTCCTCGGGCAGCACGCCCTCTTCGACCTCGACGTGCTCGACGTCCCGAGCCCCGCGGAGGCCCGCCCCGACGGCACCTACCGCGTGGTCGTTCAACGCGCCGGCCGCTTGTCGACCATCACGTATCCCTTCGATCCGCTCAACGTCGTGGGCTGGAAGGGGGATCTCTACCCCTATCGGCTCAACGTGCGCGACATCCGGCCCGTGCTCTCCGAGCGCTACCACCTCCCGCCGAGCGCCCACGCCACGTTCGTGACCCCCAACGTGGTGATCTGCACCTTCCTGCCGCGGGGCCTCGAGACAGGCGACGAAGGCGCGCTGCGAGTGCCCTTCTATCACTCCAACATCGACTACGACGAGGTGCTCTTCTACCACGACGGGGACTTCTTCAGCCGCGCGGGCGTCAGCCCGGGCATGGTCACTTTCCACCCGCAGGGCATCCACCACGGCCCGCAGCCTGGCGCCGTGTCCGCGGCGAAGGGCAAGACCCGCACGAACGAGCAGGCGGTCATGATCGACACGCGCCGGCCCCTCGCCGTCACCGCCGCGGCCGAGACCGCGAGCATTCCTGATTACCACCAGAGCTGGACGCGACAGGAGCACACGAAGTGA
- a CDS encoding LysR family transcriptional regulator, with protein sequence MLFTLDALEVLDAIDRHKGFSGAAAELHRAQSAVSYSVKQLEEGLGLRLFDRSGHRAVLTAAGRAVLEEGRGLLTHARRIESLASQLHETWEPRLEVVVDGILPIDPVLSALRRMADDAVPTHVQIRVEFLGGVQDRFERDRADLMLVKDYLRSDALVEHALAEVEVVLVASRSHALAALGPSGSVGPAPASAGTGEARGVSLTELQRHVELTVHDSSESHRLGDTRIFGGPRVFYLSDFAMKLRAIELGLGFGWMPLYLVRDALRAGSLVVVPYEGGARYTFQPVLVHPRERPLGRAGQTFLARLKEAAQSR encoded by the coding sequence ATGCTGTTCACGCTCGACGCGCTCGAGGTGCTCGACGCCATCGACCGCCACAAGGGTTTCAGCGGCGCCGCAGCCGAGCTGCACCGGGCCCAGTCGGCCGTGTCGTACTCGGTCAAGCAGCTCGAAGAGGGCCTCGGCCTTCGGCTGTTCGACCGCTCCGGTCACCGAGCGGTGCTCACGGCCGCCGGGCGCGCCGTGCTCGAAGAGGGGCGCGGGCTCCTCACCCACGCGCGGCGCATCGAGTCGCTCGCCTCGCAGCTGCACGAGACCTGGGAGCCGCGGCTCGAGGTGGTGGTCGACGGCATCCTGCCGATCGATCCCGTGCTGAGCGCCCTCCGTCGCATGGCCGACGACGCCGTGCCTACCCACGTCCAGATCCGCGTCGAGTTCCTCGGGGGTGTCCAGGACCGCTTCGAGCGCGATCGCGCCGATCTGATGCTGGTGAAGGACTATCTGCGTTCCGACGCGCTCGTCGAGCACGCGCTCGCCGAGGTCGAGGTGGTGCTGGTGGCGTCGCGTTCGCATGCCCTCGCCGCGCTCGGCCCCAGCGGGAGCGTGGGGCCCGCCCCCGCCTCCGCGGGGACCGGCGAAGCGCGCGGCGTGTCCCTCACCGAGCTGCAGCGTCACGTGGAGCTCACCGTGCACGACTCGAGCGAGTCCCATCGCCTCGGGGACACGCGGATCTTCGGAGGCCCGCGCGTCTTCTACCTGAGCGATTTCGCGATGAAGCTCCGCGCGATCGAGCTCGGCCTCGGCTTCGGCTGGATGCCCCTCTATCTCGTGCGCGACGCCCTGCGCGCGGGTTCGCTCGTGGTCGTGCCGTACGAGGGCGGGGCGCGCTACACGTTCCAGCCCGTGCTCGTGCACCCCCGCGAGAGGCCGCTCGGGCGCGCGGGGCAGACCTTCCTCGCGCGGCTCAAGGAGGCGGCGCAGAGCCGCTGA
- a CDS encoding alpha/beta fold hydrolase — MSTATVLLVLAGVVAAFTLGAFAYLGVTFALMTPHAEPRPLGTAARSLFYELVCVALVQPWLPLFYLVGRRMGGARDGVPVVFVHGYFQNRVDFVYLARTLSAAGLGPLFGINYPFLASVKDNAARLARFCARVREETGAAKVDLVCHSLGGLVALELLRQDPAHVRRCVTVASPHGGVVFRGPILGAAGRDLRAGSALVREHEASRAPVPVLSVYSSHDNVVHPKLTSALAARGGEDVEVANLGHFGILFSRSVAAHIVAFLRHEAAPGGVERVDVGATTERADGAGESDESVDEPRALSGSAPPP, encoded by the coding sequence GTGAGCACGGCCACCGTCCTCCTCGTCCTCGCCGGTGTCGTCGCGGCCTTCACCCTCGGCGCGTTCGCCTACCTCGGCGTCACGTTCGCGCTGATGACGCCACACGCCGAGCCCCGCCCGCTCGGGACCGCGGCGCGGAGCCTCTTCTACGAGCTCGTGTGCGTCGCGCTCGTGCAGCCGTGGCTCCCGCTCTTCTACCTCGTGGGCAGGCGCATGGGCGGCGCGCGCGACGGCGTGCCGGTCGTGTTTGTCCACGGGTACTTTCAGAACCGCGTCGATTTTGTGTATCTTGCACGTACATTGAGCGCGGCGGGGCTCGGGCCGCTCTTCGGCATCAACTACCCGTTCCTCGCGAGCGTGAAAGACAACGCGGCGCGCCTCGCGCGCTTCTGCGCGCGCGTCCGAGAGGAGACCGGCGCGGCCAAGGTCGACCTCGTGTGCCACAGCCTGGGAGGACTCGTCGCGCTGGAGCTCTTGCGGCAAGATCCCGCCCACGTGCGGCGCTGCGTCACCGTCGCGAGCCCCCACGGCGGCGTCGTCTTCCGCGGACCGATCCTCGGCGCGGCGGGCAGGGACCTGCGCGCGGGGTCCGCGCTCGTGCGGGAGCACGAGGCCTCACGCGCGCCGGTGCCCGTGCTCAGCGTCTACTCGAGCCACGACAACGTCGTGCACCCGAAGCTCACCTCGGCGCTCGCGGCGCGGGGCGGGGAAGACGTCGAGGTCGCGAACCTCGGTCACTTCGGCATTCTGTTCTCTCGCAGCGTCGCCGCGCACATCGTCGCGTTTCTTCGCCACGAGGCGGCCCCTGGCGGCGTCGAGCGTGTGGACGTCGGCGCGACGACCGAGCGTGCCGACGGGGCCGGCGAGAGCGACGAATCCGTCGACGAGCCGCGCGCGCTCAGCGGCTCTGCGCCGCCTCCTTGA
- a CDS encoding class I SAM-dependent methyltransferase: MAFPLPKWAARAAVAQVLSRVPGGPDVRYALQRYVTRSLPFPDKELLGRFQIGCEHLAALGRHAPTMDLATAHFFEFGAGWDLGMGLFLRAAGVGRQTLVDLNRFVRPELVHHALTRLRSFVAAPPSDFPCAGALSLGRLPTSFAVSEFEVDGALRELGIDYRAPADARRTGLPAGSVDCVTSSLTLEHVPLPEIRSIFAELSRVLRPGGLFVSKVDMSDHFSHSDASLTSWHYLRFDERTWNLVNADMLYQNRLRASAYLDAATEAGFELLEVDRRYPRGCDPDTHPLPPVHPSYTAYKDRRDLLAHKLYFVARKPA; the protein is encoded by the coding sequence ATGGCATTCCCCCTCCCCAAGTGGGCCGCGCGCGCGGCCGTGGCGCAGGTGCTCTCGCGGGTGCCCGGTGGCCCCGACGTGCGCTACGCGCTCCAGCGCTACGTGACGCGCTCGCTCCCGTTCCCCGACAAGGAGCTGCTCGGGCGCTTCCAGATCGGCTGCGAGCACCTCGCGGCGCTCGGCCGTCACGCTCCCACGATGGACCTCGCGACGGCCCATTTCTTCGAGTTCGGCGCGGGGTGGGACCTGGGCATGGGGCTGTTCCTTCGCGCCGCCGGGGTCGGGCGGCAGACCCTCGTCGACCTGAACCGCTTCGTGCGGCCGGAGCTCGTCCATCACGCGCTCACGCGCCTGCGCTCGTTCGTCGCCGCGCCGCCGTCCGATTTTCCTTGCGCCGGGGCGCTCAGCCTCGGCCGCCTCCCCACGTCGTTTGCGGTGAGCGAGTTCGAGGTCGATGGAGCCTTGCGCGAGCTCGGCATCGACTACCGCGCCCCGGCCGACGCGCGGCGCACGGGGCTCCCCGCGGGGTCGGTCGACTGCGTGACGAGCAGCCTCACCCTGGAGCACGTTCCGCTCCCGGAGATCCGGTCGATCTTCGCGGAGCTCTCGCGCGTGCTGCGCCCGGGCGGGCTCTTCGTCTCGAAGGTGGACATGAGCGACCACTTCAGCCACAGCGACGCCTCGCTCACCTCGTGGCACTACCTCCGCTTCGACGAGCGCACCTGGAACCTCGTCAACGCCGACATGCTCTACCAGAACCGTCTCCGCGCCTCGGCGTACCTCGACGCCGCGACCGAGGCGGGGTTCGAGCTGCTCGAGGTCGACCGGCGGTACCCGCGCGGCTGTGATCCCGACACGCACCCGCTGCCCCCGGTGCACCCGAGCTACACGGCCTACAAGGATCGGCGCGATCTGCTCGCGCACAAGCTCTATTTCGTCGCGCGGAAGCCGGCGTGA
- a CDS encoding PD-(D/E)XK nuclease family protein: protein MSPVDSALRPEHDRRLVISPSAKARLELARDALLELPASAEAVIVASSLEAANHLARAVALRRSATYGTTRTTVSLYVGALARRGLASAGRVAASRLTLEAVATRLAQSRPRGADLGRFAPVAGTPGFARALAQTLDELRREGLVPADPALASLLAAYERSLDELGLADARDVYDAAAAELARPSPRPALVVLLDATLATRCEERWLASLGHACPRLLVTLPEGDLRSRALVERALPSTTLTAASAQGPLEPLKRALFGERAEQAAEAEGAAAHVRLQSAPGESRECVEIARAALERARGGVPFDRMAILLRAPESYVTHVVEALRRARVPVHFARGLRLPDPSGRALLALLACAAEGLSASRFAEYVSLGEVPRRDENTVHPRVGADTYAPADDDEAEAALARLDGEALIAEARSEAEEDTGTLRAPYRWERLVVEASVIGGKDRWERRLGGLREALRHSHALYTHEGDPRADQAARDLASLGELEAFALPLLDELQRLSVPASWPEWLARLTALAERALRRPERVFSVLSELSPLDSDATVSLAEVRSVLEPRLAEARQATRGRRLGKLFVGGIEDARGLSFDTVFVPGLVEKSFPKKVLEDPLFLDDARAASSPELRTNAERSQHERLMLRVASGAAEELLVYSYPRVDAEAGRPRTPSFYGLEILRVVHGALPTYEALRRMADTSSRARLGWPAPERPDDAIDDAEHDLSVLAGLLYDDERKHVGAARFLLGANPHLQRALRARAHRWRRGPYVEWDGLVNVPPGARAALDAHALSARSFSPTALQNFAACPYRFYLSALLKLSKREEPAPLEELDPLQRGTLVHETQFALLTRLRAQGLLPVRASNLSRAQDMLESTLMEVAGAHEDRLCPAIPKVWEDGIAQVRADLREWLRRMPAETSWTPSHFELSFGLVEHDDGRDAASVKEPVELECGLRLRGSIDLVETHADGRLRATDHKTGKVRAEPGSVVSGGEILQPVLYALAIERILPGEVTSGRLYYCTSTGDYTAIDVPLNDAARAAAQTVATAVGHALSVGMLPAAPKERSCTYCDFLDVCGPYEPARVRLKRDKKALPLLTAVRELP, encoded by the coding sequence GTGAGCCCGGTCGACAGCGCCCTCCGTCCCGAGCACGACCGCCGGCTCGTGATCTCTCCGTCCGCGAAGGCCCGGCTCGAGCTCGCGCGCGACGCGCTGCTCGAGCTGCCCGCGTCTGCGGAGGCCGTCATCGTCGCGAGCAGCCTCGAGGCCGCGAACCACCTCGCGCGGGCGGTCGCGCTGCGGCGCTCTGCGACGTACGGCACCACCCGCACGACCGTGTCGCTCTACGTGGGCGCGCTCGCGCGGAGGGGGCTCGCGAGCGCGGGTCGGGTCGCGGCCTCGCGGCTCACGCTCGAGGCGGTGGCCACGCGCCTCGCGCAGTCGCGCCCGCGCGGAGCCGATCTCGGGCGGTTCGCGCCCGTCGCGGGCACGCCAGGCTTCGCTCGCGCGCTCGCCCAGACGCTCGACGAGCTACGGCGCGAGGGGCTCGTCCCCGCCGACCCCGCGCTCGCCTCGCTGCTCGCCGCGTACGAGCGGTCCCTCGACGAGCTCGGTCTCGCGGACGCGCGCGACGTCTACGACGCGGCGGCGGCCGAGCTCGCGCGCCCCTCGCCTCGCCCGGCGCTGGTCGTGCTGCTCGACGCCACGCTCGCCACGCGCTGCGAGGAGCGCTGGCTCGCTTCCCTCGGGCACGCCTGCCCCCGGCTCCTCGTCACTCTCCCCGAGGGAGACCTACGCAGCCGGGCGCTCGTGGAGCGCGCGCTCCCCTCCACGACGCTCACCGCCGCGAGCGCGCAGGGGCCTCTCGAGCCGCTCAAGCGAGCCCTCTTCGGCGAGCGCGCCGAGCAGGCCGCGGAGGCCGAGGGGGCCGCGGCGCACGTCCGACTCCAGTCGGCGCCCGGCGAGAGCCGCGAGTGCGTCGAGATCGCCCGCGCGGCGCTCGAGCGCGCTCGCGGGGGCGTGCCGTTCGATCGCATGGCGATCTTGCTGCGCGCACCCGAGAGCTACGTCACCCACGTCGTGGAGGCGCTCCGCCGCGCGCGCGTGCCCGTACACTTCGCCCGGGGCCTGCGGCTGCCCGATCCGTCCGGGCGCGCCCTCCTCGCGCTCCTCGCGTGCGCGGCCGAGGGCCTCTCGGCCTCGCGCTTCGCCGAGTACGTGTCGCTCGGCGAGGTGCCCCGTCGCGACGAGAACACCGTCCACCCGAGGGTAGGCGCCGACACCTACGCGCCCGCCGACGACGACGAGGCGGAGGCCGCGCTCGCCAGGCTCGACGGCGAGGCCCTGATCGCCGAGGCGCGGAGCGAAGCGGAGGAGGACACGGGGACGCTACGGGCCCCCTACCGGTGGGAGCGGCTCGTCGTCGAGGCGTCGGTCATCGGGGGCAAGGACCGGTGGGAGCGACGGCTCGGGGGCCTCCGCGAGGCGCTGCGTCACTCCCATGCACTCTACACTCATGAGGGCGATCCGCGGGCCGACCAGGCGGCGAGGGATCTCGCGTCGCTCGGGGAGCTCGAGGCCTTCGCCCTCCCGCTCCTCGACGAGCTCCAGCGCCTCTCCGTCCCCGCCTCGTGGCCCGAGTGGCTCGCGCGCCTGACCGCGCTCGCCGAGCGCGCGCTTCGGCGGCCCGAGCGGGTGTTCTCCGTCCTGTCGGAGCTGTCCCCGCTCGACTCCGACGCGACCGTGAGCCTCGCCGAGGTGCGCTCGGTGCTCGAGCCTCGCCTCGCCGAGGCGCGCCAGGCGACCCGCGGCAGGCGCCTCGGCAAGCTCTTCGTGGGAGGCATCGAGGACGCCCGGGGTCTCTCGTTCGACACCGTGTTCGTGCCGGGGCTCGTCGAGAAGTCGTTCCCCAAGAAGGTCCTCGAGGACCCGCTCTTCCTCGACGACGCGCGCGCGGCGTCGTCGCCCGAGCTGCGCACGAACGCGGAGCGCTCGCAGCACGAGCGCCTCATGTTGCGCGTCGCGAGCGGGGCCGCCGAGGAGCTGCTCGTCTACTCGTACCCGCGGGTCGACGCAGAGGCCGGGCGCCCGCGCACGCCCTCGTTCTACGGGCTGGAGATCCTGCGCGTCGTACACGGCGCGCTGCCCACGTACGAGGCGCTCCGACGCATGGCCGACACGTCGTCGCGCGCGCGGCTCGGGTGGCCCGCGCCCGAGCGCCCCGACGACGCCATCGACGACGCCGAGCACGACCTCTCCGTGCTGGCGGGCCTGCTCTACGACGACGAGAGGAAGCACGTGGGCGCGGCGCGCTTTCTGCTTGGCGCGAACCCGCACCTGCAGCGCGCCCTCCGCGCGCGCGCGCACCGGTGGCGGCGCGGCCCCTACGTGGAGTGGGACGGCCTCGTGAACGTGCCGCCCGGGGCCCGCGCCGCACTCGACGCGCACGCGCTCTCCGCGCGGAGCTTCTCGCCCACCGCGCTGCAAAACTTCGCCGCCTGCCCCTATCGGTTCTACCTCTCGGCGCTGCTCAAGCTCTCGAAGCGCGAGGAGCCCGCGCCGCTCGAAGAGCTCGACCCGCTCCAGCGCGGCACCCTCGTCCACGAGACCCAGTTCGCGCTCCTCACGCGCCTCCGCGCCCAGGGGCTCCTGCCCGTGCGCGCGAGCAACCTCTCGCGGGCCCAGGACATGCTCGAGAGCACGCTCATGGAGGTCGCCGGGGCCCACGAAGACCGGCTCTGTCCGGCGATCCCGAAGGTCTGGGAGGACGGCATCGCCCAGGTGCGCGCCGATCTCCGCGAGTGGCTGCGGCGCATGCCCGCCGAGACCAGCTGGACCCCCAGCCACTTCGAGCTCTCGTTCGGCCTCGTCGAGCACGACGACGGGCGCGACGCGGCCAGCGTGAAGGAGCCGGTCGAGCTCGAGTGTGGCCTGCGCCTGCGCGGCTCGATCGATCTGGTCGAGACCCACGCCGACGGGCGCTTGCGCGCGACCGATCACAAGACCGGCAAAGTGCGGGCCGAACCAGGTTCGGTGGTGAGCGGCGGCGAGATCCTGCAGCCCGTGCTCTATGCCCTCGCGATCGAGCGCATTTTGCCCGGAGAGGTCACGAGCGGGCGGCTCTACTACTGCACGTCGACAGGCGACTACACGGCCATCGACGTGCCGCTCAACGACGCCGCGCGCGCGGCCGCCCAGACCGTGGCGACCGCCGTCGGCCACGCGCTCAGCGTCGGCATGCTCCCCGCCGCGCCCAAGGAGAGATCATGCACCTACTGCGATTTCCTCGACGTGTGCGGCCCGTACGAGCCCGCGCGCGTGCGCCTGAAGCGCGACAAGAAGGCCCTCCCACTGCTGACAGCGGTGCGCGAGCTGCCATGA